Below is a window of Methanocorpusculum sp. DNA.
TGCAGGGTCTGGAGATCGGGCGATGCTTCGCGGATGCCGGCAAAAAGCGCCCGGAGTTTGTCGGGTTCGGGTTTCGGATACTCAGCGCCGGATGTCCCGAAGGCGAGCAGGTCAGGCTGACGACCCAGCCGGAAATGCCTGGCTCCTGCTTTTGAAAGGGCAGAAACCTCTGATATGACCCCCGCAATGCCGCGCATCCTCGGCATCCCGTAAAATGGCTCCGTGCAGAAAGAGCATCCACCCGAAATACAGCGGAAACATCCCTTCGCCGTCTCAAGTTCGCACATAACATACGGATAGAACGGATGTTGAAGAATGATATCGGCTCCGAGAACTGCCCATCTGTCGTAATCGGGATAGAACAGCACACCATCCGGCTCCCCGCCGGAAAGATATGCATCCAAGGCGGCAGCCGGCTCTCCGGTGAGCATCGCAGTCCAGCCGGATACGGCCTCTTTCACGGCGCGGGCCCCTCCCTGCGGTGAGTAGCCAAATCCGATCGGACCTCCCAGAAGGGAAATCGTTTTTCCGCGAAGCGTGAATCCAATCTGCTGGAGTTCACTGAGCGTGGCCGGAGTTCCTGAAAGATACTTCCCCGGAACCGTGACTCCTGCAATCATCACGACAACTGGTGCATCCCGAAGTTTTGGAACACTGAGCGGATCCCGACGAAGTTCGTCGATGGTCACATACCGGACAGAGTAACCATGTTCTTTCAGGACACCAGCCACCGTGCGAATATAGGGAGAAATATAGGGCGGGACCCCCAGGCATGCGGGCTCATCCACATACCCGTCTATGATCACCGCATCAAACGTCATGACCTGCCAGTTTGAGAAGTTTGCGGGCGATCATCAATTTCCCGTGTTTGATAGGATCAACATTTTTATCGTCCAGATCGAATCCGATCAGCTGCACGGAACCTGCCCCCAACTCATGAGCTGCGAATACGCATCTGTCCCCGTCGGAAAATCCGCCGAAATTATAGACATTTGCAAGAGGTGTGCTCTGCGTGGTCCCAACGATAGGACCGCGGACCTTCGGCACCCAGGAGCGAACCAGCGGGATATTATCACCGTGGGCATGTAAAACAAGTATTGTCCCCGCGTCGTTCATATCCAGAAAATCATCATCCATGCCATCCATATCCGAGAAGATGATATCCGGTCTGATCCCTCGCGAAAAAAGCACGCTGGCAGCCGCATCTGCGGCGATCACGACTTTCCCGGTCAAATCTGTATTTTTTATATCAGACGGGAGTGACGGGGCATTTCCACAGACAATACAGTCCTTCCCGCGGATCGTATCCCGCAGAAGTGCAATATCGTTCCTTGGTAAAAGCGCCGAAAGAAGCTCGGCCGAACGCTCATCGTCCTCACGCGAGAATCCGAAATACGCAAGGATACGGACGTAATAGGGTTCCCAGTCTTCAGATTTCATCCCCTTCTCCATCGGAAATACCAACGAGTTTCATGAAATTGGAGAGAATAGGGTCGATGACCATGGAAAGGAGTTCCTCTTTATCTTTGACCATGGAAAAAGCGTTCAGCGGGATGGAAAGAGCCGCCATTGTTGCATGACCGCCGGCAGATGCGCCGGGAATCTTGGCAAAAGCCTCCTTCATCACGTCACCAACATGGAGACGGATATCCTTGTTTCTGGCAGAAAGAGTGATGTGGGTATCGGTGATGCCGTACACCATAGACGTCGTTACCCCTTCAAGGGTCAGAAGCATATCTGCTGCCTGCGGAATGGCATCCCTGTTTCTGACATACCCTACATTTGCAAAGAGATACCCCTGTTTTACCTCGCGGTTCAGGATCGCATTACCTAAAACATCGATCGTTTCCTGAGATAGGGACGGGGCCATGATGATCTCAAGGAGTGCACGATCTGCATGCGGAAGAAGGAAGGCTGCATTATACAGATCCTGAGATGAGATATTTCTCTGGAATTCGTGGGTATCTGCACGGATCCCGTAGAATAGTGCCGTCGCGACCTTTGTATCGATCGGAAGATACAGTTCCTGAAGATACTGTGTCAGAATGGAGGCGGTCGCACCGGCATCCGGTCTGGATTCGAGGAACTCGGGTTTATACTCCCGTACCACACCCTCAGCACTGTGGTGATCAACGATAATGTTGATTTTGGTGCTTGGCGGCAGATCGTTGTTCATTCCCGGAGCAACACAGTCCACAAGAGCCAGATAATCACACTGCGCAAGGATTTCTTTCGTGAGATGCTCCATTTTGATCTCAAGGAGATTAACGAAGGCACGATTTTCCTGGTGTCCTATGTTTCCTTCGTAAAGGATCCGGGTTGAAAGTTTGCCTTTAGAGGCATCATGAGCGATCACAGATAAAGCCATTGCACTGGAAATCGAGTCGGGGTCAGGGTTTTTGTGCGTGATAATACCAAGCGTACCTGACCATGAAGAAAGAAGCGAGTAAAGTTTCTGGGCATTTCTCGATGCGATGAGATTGGCCATATGGTTTACCGCAGACTTGGCCACGACCTTCTGCGGATATAATACAACATCGGCTCCGTTATCAGCAAGCTGATCGGTGGAAAAAAGATCCACGGCACGAGCAATCACATTGACATTTGGATACGCCTTTCTGATATTCTGGACCGCGGATAGATTTGCGTCTTTGTCCGATGACAGAACAAATACTACTTCCGGTTCAGGAAGTTTTGTGAGGATCAGAGGGTCACTGATATCGCCTACAGTTGCCTGATGTCGATGATCACGGAGATCATCAATACGTTTTTCATCAGAATCAACGATCAGAATGTTGTCATTCGATTCACTGAGTTCTTCAAGTACATTATAGCCAATGCTCCCGCATCCCAGTATGAGATATTTTATTTGTTTATTTTTATTTTTCGGGGATACGGCCTGAGTCCCGTCAGTCTCAACCATGAGTATCTTATTGGTATTGGTTGTTTATTAAGGATATGGAGATTGAACGGCCTTGAAACGGCCATAAGAAAATCTATAAATATTCCTATGACGTATTTAGTTAGGTCAAACGACACAAATACCGGGGCCTATAGCTTAGTCAGGCATAGCGACGGACTCTTAATCCGTAGGCCAGGGGTTCAAATCCCTTTAGGCCCGCTTCGTTTTTTTGAGATTTTTTACTGTAATTAGCATAATTACCGATTCTCTTAATTTAAAAGTATCACAGCAGCCAAAGATCTAGAAAAAATCATCGTGCAGAAAATCACCAGGATTATAACGCCCACGTGGAATTACAGTTAGCCTGATTACGGTTTTGGCGATATGCTGCAAAAAAAGTACAGATGATCCTATTTCTTTTTTGGATCGCTCTTTCTTTTTGACATGGAAGGAAGATCCAGCATATATTTGCCGTCATCTCCCATCCCTATAATGATATCCTGGGATTCTGCAAGCCGTTCGAGATTCAGTTCGTAGGTACCTTTACTGACGATTCTGACACTCTCGACACGCTCTAAAATATCGGTCGGGCGGGTAGCCGGACCCTGGTGTTTTACTTCGAGCACTTCCTGCTTGGTTTCCTCAGCGATCGTTTCGATAGACTTCTCCTCTAAAACATCCGCGTTTTTCACACGGTCACTTACGTAGAGGAATTTTTTACCGCCGCAACTCGGACATCCGCGAAGGATCTCGACCGACCCGTCACGAAACTCGCGTCCACATTTTGTACACTTATGCGGCATGGATTACTGCGCTGCTGAAGCCCAAGCAATAAGTCTGTCTTTTTCCCGGGAAAGCATTTTGAGCTGATCGACCGGACCGATGACCATCAGACGCGGGGTGTTTGTCTTCTTGCCGAATACTTTCGTAAAGAATCCTTTGTCACCGCCCATCGATGGATACGTTTCGATCTCGATTCCGGTAAATCCACCCGGGGTGATCTCCATCATGGTTGTCTCGAGAAGTTTGCCCTGTTCCTCCGGGGTAAGACCCTGCTCAAGAACAACAACACTGCCCTGACGAACATCATCCAGGATCAGTCGTATCTTTTCATACGACGTCATCTTGGAAA
It encodes the following:
- a CDS encoding 6-hydroxymethylpterin diphosphokinase MptE-like protein codes for the protein MKSEDWEPYYVRILAYFGFSREDDERSAELLSALLPRNDIALLRDTIRGKDCIVCGNAPSLPSDIKNTDLTGKVVIAADAAASVLFSRGIRPDIIFSDMDGMDDDFLDMNDAGTILVLHAHGDNIPLVRSWVPKVRGPIVGTTQSTPLANVYNFGGFSDGDRCVFAAHELGAGSVQLIGFDLDDKNVDPIKHGKLMIARKLLKLAGHDV
- a CDS encoding DUF2073 domain-containing protein, which translates into the protein MIQGVQIDMLSAERLSKMTSYEKIRLILDDVRQGSVVVLEQGLTPEEQGKLLETTMMEITPGGFTGIEIETYPSMGGDKGFFTKVFGKKTNTPRLMVIGPVDQLKMLSREKDRLIAWASAAQ
- a CDS encoding Zn-ribbon domain-containing protein, whose amino-acid sequence is MPHKCTKCGREFRDGSVEILRGCPSCGGKKFLYVSDRVKNADVLEEKSIETIAEETKQEVLEVKHQGPATRPTDILERVESVRIVSKGTYELNLERLAESQDIIIGMGDDGKYMLDLPSMSKRKSDPKKK
- a CDS encoding DHH family phosphoesterase, which translates into the protein MVETDGTQAVSPKNKNKQIKYLILGCGSIGYNVLEELSESNDNILIVDSDEKRIDDLRDHRHQATVGDISDPLILTKLPEPEVVFVLSSDKDANLSAVQNIRKAYPNVNVIARAVDLFSTDQLADNGADVVLYPQKVVAKSAVNHMANLIASRNAQKLYSLLSSWSGTLGIITHKNPDPDSISSAMALSVIAHDASKGKLSTRILYEGNIGHQENRAFVNLLEIKMEHLTKEILAQCDYLALVDCVAPGMNNDLPPSTKINIIVDHHSAEGVVREYKPEFLESRPDAGATASILTQYLQELYLPIDTKVATALFYGIRADTHEFQRNISSQDLYNAAFLLPHADRALLEIIMAPSLSQETIDVLGNAILNREVKQGYLFANVGYVRNRDAIPQAADMLLTLEGVTTSMVYGITDTHITLSARNKDIRLHVGDVMKEAFAKIPGASAGGHATMAALSIPLNAFSMVKDKEELLSMVIDPILSNFMKLVGISDGEGDEI